The following proteins are encoded in a genomic region of Spirosoma sp. SC4-14:
- a CDS encoding VWA domain-containing protein: MNWLYSLSKTDFFFIGLFIVLYGLYIFRTFSLAQQLNTSAWGVIPKFFLRSSYLILLLIALLGPSFGEVDQNTTTTGRDIYLIIDVSRSMDATDAVPTRLERVKYGIQQLCDTLATDRFGLIVAASESFVLSPLTADHDALKRFVRDIRTRKSDMGGTDLCSAIELARQKFLTDSSTLLTAKSIVLFSDGENFGTCSRPELAGLRTAGIPMITVGVGTDQGSSIREGHDFIRDDAGQIVRSQLNRSFLQELALNSRGQYIESTNDGQYVRQITSTLLTQHGLRIDQNRVSVSSNKYVYFLLAALILLAFDVIITVRTFRL, encoded by the coding sequence ATGAATTGGCTGTACTCGTTATCAAAAACTGATTTTTTTTTCATTGGCTTATTTATCGTGCTGTATGGGCTCTATATTTTTCGCACATTCAGCCTGGCTCAGCAACTCAACACGTCGGCCTGGGGAGTTATTCCTAAATTTTTTTTGCGCAGTAGTTATCTCATTTTGCTGTTGATTGCGTTGCTCGGCCCTTCCTTTGGCGAAGTCGATCAAAACACCACCACAACTGGCCGCGATATTTATCTGATCATCGATGTGTCGCGTTCGATGGATGCCACCGATGCGGTACCAACCCGGCTCGAACGGGTTAAATATGGCATTCAGCAACTTTGCGATACCCTGGCAACCGATCGTTTTGGCCTTATTGTAGCCGCCAGCGAATCATTTGTTCTCTCGCCATTAACGGCCGACCATGACGCGCTCAAGCGTTTCGTGCGGGATATTCGCACCCGAAAATCAGATATGGGTGGCACCGACCTCTGCTCAGCTATTGAACTCGCCCGACAAAAATTTCTGACCGATTCTTCAACCTTGCTTACTGCCAAAAGCATTGTGCTATTTAGCGATGGCGAAAATTTTGGAACCTGTAGCCGTCCCGAATTAGCCGGACTTCGCACGGCTGGCATACCAATGATTACGGTAGGCGTTGGTACCGATCAGGGATCATCGATTCGGGAAGGTCACGATTTTATCCGCGACGATGCCGGGCAAATTGTGCGCAGCCAGTTAAACAGATCCTTTCTTCAGGAATTAGCGCTAAACAGTCGCGGGCAATACATCGAATCAACAAACGATGGACAATACGTTCGGCAAATTACCAGCACCCTATTAACCCAACATGGACTTCGCATTGACCAGAATCGGGTATCGGTTTCGTCAAACAAGTACGTTTATTTTCTGTTAGCGGCCCTGATTCTCCTCGCATTTGACGTGATTATAACGGTAAGAACTTTTAGGTTATAA
- a CDS encoding tetratricopeptide repeat protein codes for MIYLFIAVWLWWDTPHSLNQISRNNEARKEAETAYKAGDYTRAMHLYANLSRITTTIDPGVRLNLGHTYFHLKRYNKARAQYEALLSSDRPDLRTAAATQLGVIACLQQDTAKALMLFEQALLENPDNEPARFDFELIKKQFSQKLPDPKAHRQLSEKQQQTTTLTQPSGGREVERSDRQDELLHRFQRLDLTEEQALQLLNAMQDDDLPYALTQSARHAATKKAANNSRW; via the coding sequence ATGATCTACTTATTCATTGCGGTCTGGCTCTGGTGGGATACACCTCACTCACTAAATCAGATTTCCCGAAACAATGAGGCTCGTAAAGAAGCTGAAACAGCCTATAAGGCTGGCGACTATACACGTGCCATGCATTTATATGCAAACTTGAGTCGTATTACAACCACTATTGATCCGGGCGTTCGCCTGAATCTGGGCCATACTTATTTCCACCTGAAACGATACAACAAAGCTCGTGCTCAATACGAAGCTTTATTGAGTTCAGATCGTCCTGATTTACGAACCGCTGCGGCTACACAATTGGGGGTTATTGCCTGTTTACAGCAGGATACAGCAAAAGCATTGATGCTGTTTGAACAGGCTTTGCTCGAAAATCCGGATAACGAACCGGCGCGCTTCGATTTTGAATTAATAAAAAAACAGTTTTCTCAGAAACTGCCTGATCCCAAAGCCCATCGGCAACTTTCTGAAAAACAACAGCAGACAACGACCCTGACTCAACCTTCGGGCGGACGAGAGGTCGAGCGATCTGACCGTCAGGACGAACTACTGCATCGTTTTCAACGACTGGATCTGACAGAAGAACAGGCTCTACAGTTACTCAATGCAATGCAGGACGATGATCTGCCCTATGCATTAACACAGTCGGCCCGGCATGCTGCTACCAAAAAGGCAGCTAATAACAGCCGCTGGTAA
- a CDS encoding acetyl-CoA C-acyltransferase: MNEVVIISAVRTPIGSFGGVFSTLSATDLGAAAIRGALTRAGVSADLVQEVYMGNVVSANVGQAPARQAALKAGIPATAPCTTINKVCASGAKAIMLAAQSIQLGLADIVVAGGMESMTNAPYYVPKARFGYKYGNGELVDGLARDGLVDAYDQCAMGVFADQTARQYAISREAQDAYTVQSYKRSEANTQNGRFGSEIIAVEVPGRKGAITISEDEEYKNVIYDKIPTLKPAFGADGTVTAASSSPISDGASALVIMSRHRADQLGVKPLARIVAYADAEQEPQWFTTAPTKAVPLALERAGLTANDIDFFEVNEAFAVVPLAFSTVLAIPQEKLNVFGGAVSIGHPLGASGARIVTTLTNVLQQNNGRYGAAGICNGGGGASAIVIEKL; the protein is encoded by the coding sequence ATGAACGAAGTCGTAATAATTTCTGCTGTGCGAACGCCTATCGGGTCGTTTGGTGGTGTGTTTTCAACCCTGTCGGCTACCGATCTGGGGGCTGCGGCTATTCGGGGAGCCCTAACCCGCGCCGGAGTGTCGGCCGATCTGGTTCAGGAAGTATATATGGGTAATGTAGTGTCGGCCAATGTTGGGCAGGCTCCCGCCCGGCAAGCGGCCCTTAAAGCGGGCATACCCGCAACAGCTCCCTGCACCACCATCAATAAAGTGTGTGCTTCGGGGGCTAAAGCCATTATGCTGGCGGCCCAGAGCATTCAGTTAGGGCTAGCCGATATTGTGGTGGCGGGTGGTATGGAAAGCATGACAAATGCCCCCTATTATGTTCCAAAAGCTCGTTTTGGCTATAAATACGGCAATGGTGAATTAGTTGACGGGCTGGCCCGCGATGGATTGGTTGATGCTTATGACCAGTGCGCCATGGGCGTTTTTGCCGATCAGACGGCCCGCCAGTATGCCATCAGCCGGGAAGCACAGGACGCCTACACCGTGCAGTCGTATAAGCGGTCGGAGGCCAATACGCAGAACGGTCGTTTTGGTTCTGAAATTATTGCGGTAGAAGTGCCCGGCCGCAAAGGCGCAATCACCATAAGCGAAGATGAAGAATACAAAAACGTCATCTATGATAAAATCCCAACGCTGAAGCCAGCCTTTGGAGCGGATGGCACCGTAACGGCCGCCAGTTCGTCGCCAATCAGCGATGGCGCTTCGGCACTGGTTATTATGAGCCGCCACCGGGCCGACCAGTTGGGCGTAAAACCGTTGGCCCGGATTGTGGCCTATGCCGATGCGGAACAAGAACCGCAATGGTTTACAACAGCGCCAACCAAAGCGGTTCCGCTTGCACTCGAACGGGCAGGGTTAACCGCCAACGATATTGATTTTTTTGAAGTGAATGAAGCCTTTGCAGTTGTTCCACTTGCATTCAGTACGGTCTTAGCGATACCCCAGGAAAAATTAAATGTATTCGGCGGAGCGGTTTCTATCGGCCATCCGCTGGGCGCATCAGGTGCCCGAATCGTAACGACGCTAACGAATGTTTTACAGCAAAACAACGGTCGTTATGGCGCTGCCGGTATCTGCAACGGTGGTGGCGGAGCTTCAGCCATTGTAATTGAGAAACTATAA
- a CDS encoding phosphoribosylaminoimidazolesuccinocarboxamide synthase, translating into MNAIQETNFQFPGQTGFYRGKVRDVYSFPDKMVMIASDRISAFDVVLPRPIPYKGQVLNQTAAYFLKATADIVPNWLLDVPDPNVSVGLKCEPYAVEMVVRGYLAGHAWREYRDGHRMLCGVALPEGLRENDRLPEPIITPSTKAHEGHDEDISREEILQQGIVSEADYVQLERYALALFKRGTEMAAERGLILVDTKYEFGNLDGKVYLIDEVHTPDSSRYFYMDTYEANLAANLPQKQLSKEFVREWLIANGFQGKSGQTVPAMTDEWVNQISARYIELYETVTGQAFQPANPSIDPAERIETNVRKSISI; encoded by the coding sequence ATGAACGCCATACAAGAAACCAACTTCCAGTTTCCCGGCCAAACGGGCTTCTACAGAGGAAAAGTACGGGATGTTTATTCATTCCCGGACAAAATGGTAATGATCGCATCCGACCGCATTTCGGCATTTGATGTGGTACTACCTCGCCCAATTCCCTATAAAGGCCAGGTTCTCAACCAAACAGCCGCTTATTTTCTGAAGGCCACGGCCGATATTGTGCCAAACTGGCTGCTCGATGTTCCAGATCCGAATGTAAGTGTTGGCTTAAAGTGTGAACCGTATGCCGTTGAGATGGTAGTACGCGGTTATCTGGCTGGCCATGCCTGGCGTGAGTACCGCGATGGGCACCGGATGCTATGCGGAGTTGCCTTACCCGAGGGTCTGCGCGAAAATGATCGCCTGCCCGAACCAATCATTACGCCATCGACCAAAGCCCACGAAGGACACGACGAAGACATAAGTCGTGAAGAAATTCTACAACAGGGCATTGTGTCAGAAGCCGACTATGTTCAGCTCGAACGCTACGCCCTGGCCCTGTTTAAACGCGGAACCGAAATGGCAGCCGAGCGCGGCCTGATTCTGGTCGATACCAAATATGAGTTCGGTAACCTCGATGGCAAGGTTTATCTGATCGACGAAGTACATACCCCCGACTCGTCGCGCTATTTTTATATGGATACCTATGAGGCTAATCTGGCCGCCAATCTGCCCCAAAAGCAGCTATCCAAGGAGTTTGTCCGCGAGTGGCTCATTGCAAATGGTTTTCAGGGAAAAAGCGGGCAAACCGTTCCAGCCATGACCGATGAGTGGGTAAATCAGATTTCGGCCCGGTATATCGAGTTGTATGAAACCGTTACGGGCCAGGCGTTTCAACCTGCCAATCCCAGCATCGATCCAGCGGAACGAATAGAAACCAACGTTCGTAAATCAATTTCTATTTGA
- a CDS encoding STAS domain-containing protein: protein MNYTIERNEQYALIRLAESEFGGDVATEFENLSRSLFRSGYSNIIVDMASTQSVDPVGVSTIRKINRQCTNEVGLFVLVTKNDDLIDFLDTANISDLTILPTVEEAVDAVFMNELENDFRSEEDDEYDAGGSIGRDAD from the coding sequence ATGAATTACACAATCGAAAGAAACGAGCAGTATGCTCTGATCCGGCTGGCAGAAAGCGAATTTGGTGGTGACGTAGCAACTGAGTTCGAAAACCTGAGCCGTTCCTTGTTCCGTTCGGGTTATAGTAATATAATTGTTGACATGGCCTCAACCCAATCGGTCGATCCGGTGGGCGTTAGTACCATTCGTAAGATAAACCGTCAGTGTACTAACGAAGTTGGTTTATTCGTGTTAGTGACAAAGAATGATGACTTGATTGATTTTCTGGATACGGCGAATATCAGCGACCTGACAATTCTGCCAACAGTAGAAGAAGCTGTCGACGCCGTGTTTATGAATGAGTTGGAGAACGATTTTCGCAGTGAGGAAGATGATGAGTACGACGCAGGGGGAAGCATCGGCCGGGATGCCGACTAA
- a CDS encoding ribonuclease Z: MSTTQGEASAGMPTKESVSDYEHHKPGNPTFALTILGAGSATPTLRYHPTSQLLTVGNDYMLIDCGEGTQLRLIEQKIRPGRLRYIFITHLHGDHYFGLPPLLSTLNLAGRTEDLFLFGPRGLDEVLTTIFRVSDSRLGYKLHFQPVNPETSTLLLDHPQVTVESIPLQHRIDCSGYLFREKPHPRRLLRDRLPSDIPVQYLKMLKEGHDILSPEGAIIHTADDVTVPGLPSRSYAFCSDTRYIEELAAQLHGVDLLYHEATFLEDNALRAAEVFHSTAKQAATVAAKAEAGRLLIGHFSSRYKQYDAFVNEARTVFPETYIATEGTTIPIENWSDRSSTS; the protein is encoded by the coding sequence ATGAGTACGACGCAGGGGGAAGCATCGGCCGGGATGCCGACTAAAGAATCAGTTTCTGATTATGAACACCATAAACCAGGCAATCCGACATTTGCTCTTACAATACTAGGGGCCGGGTCGGCAACTCCTACATTACGCTATCATCCAACATCGCAGTTGCTCACGGTTGGTAACGACTATATGCTCATCGACTGTGGCGAAGGCACTCAGCTTCGGCTCATTGAGCAAAAAATTCGACCGGGGCGGCTGCGGTATATTTTTATAACCCATCTGCACGGCGATCATTATTTCGGTCTCCCTCCTCTTCTGTCGACTCTGAATCTGGCAGGTCGTACTGAAGATCTCTTTCTGTTTGGCCCGCGTGGCCTCGATGAAGTGCTTACTACAATTTTTCGGGTATCAGACTCTCGGCTGGGCTATAAACTGCATTTCCAGCCAGTGAATCCGGAAACCTCAACGCTGTTGCTGGACCATCCACAGGTAACTGTCGAATCAATTCCGCTCCAGCACCGAATCGATTGCTCTGGCTATCTGTTTCGGGAAAAGCCACACCCGCGTCGGCTACTGCGCGACCGACTGCCCAGCGATATACCAGTTCAGTATTTAAAAATGCTGAAAGAGGGTCATGATATTCTAAGTCCAGAAGGAGCTATTATTCATACCGCCGACGATGTTACGGTGCCGGGTTTGCCATCCCGTTCCTATGCTTTCTGTTCCGATACCCGCTATATAGAAGAGTTGGCGGCCCAGTTGCATGGTGTCGATCTGCTGTATCACGAAGCAACATTTCTGGAAGATAATGCGCTCCGGGCCGCCGAGGTTTTTCATTCGACTGCTAAGCAGGCCGCAACCGTTGCCGCTAAAGCAGAAGCTGGCCGACTGCTGATTGGGCACTTTTCGTCGCGCTACAAACAATATGATGCATTTGTTAATGAAGCCAGAACCGTTTTTCCAGAAACGTATATTGCGACAGAAGGCACAACAATTCCCATTGAAAACTGGAGCGATCGCTCATCAACTTCCTGA
- the cdaA gene encoding diadenylate cyclase CdaA, with protein sequence MLAFHLGFLDVGWLDILDILLVALLIYQIYNVVRGSVASRVFIGYLLVYLAYLLVKALGLHLLTTILEYFISVGALALIIIFQQEIRRFLLLIGKSTNVANSRWIRRWLLRQPEVGEPVTPLRPIMDACKTLSAEFSGGLIVIRKNDDLEKFTQSGEVIDAEVSKPLLLAIFSQYSPLHDGAVIIGDGRIEAARCILPVSEDDELPPSLGFRHRAALGMSEATDAAIIAVSEESGRLTLALNGELYTNLTLSDLEDRLNKYLREPGRKEHKL encoded by the coding sequence ATGCTGGCCTTTCACTTAGGCTTTCTGGATGTCGGTTGGCTCGACATACTCGACATTCTGCTGGTTGCACTACTTATTTATCAAATCTATAACGTTGTTCGAGGCAGTGTTGCCAGTCGGGTATTCATTGGCTATTTGCTGGTCTATCTGGCTTATTTGCTGGTTAAAGCCCTCGGTCTGCACCTACTGACAACGATTCTGGAATATTTTATCAGTGTTGGTGCACTGGCGCTGATTATTATTTTCCAGCAGGAAATCAGACGATTTCTTTTGCTGATTGGCAAATCAACCAATGTAGCCAATAGTCGCTGGATCCGACGGTGGCTGCTCCGCCAACCCGAAGTTGGTGAACCTGTTACACCGCTTCGCCCTATAATGGATGCCTGTAAAACACTAAGCGCGGAGTTTTCGGGAGGGCTGATTGTGATTCGGAAAAACGACGATCTGGAGAAATTTACCCAATCGGGCGAGGTCATCGACGCAGAAGTCTCGAAACCACTGCTGCTGGCTATTTTCAGTCAGTACAGTCCACTACACGATGGAGCCGTGATTATTGGCGATGGCCGAATCGAAGCAGCCCGTTGTATTCTGCCCGTTTCGGAAGATGACGAACTTCCCCCTTCATTAGGGTTTCGGCATAGAGCCGCTTTAGGCATGAGCGAAGCCACCGATGCTGCTATTATAGCGGTTTCGGAAGAAAGTGGTCGGCTAACACTAGCTCTAAACGGTGAATTATACACAAATCTTACCCTGTCGGATCTGGAAGATCGACTCAACAAGTACCTGCGCGAACCCGGCCGAAAAGAACACAAACTATAA
- a CDS encoding DUF4332 domain-containing protein, whose protein sequence is MSITLGELRGTTDAMVYALKGQGLGDSDALLEASKTPQDRKSLAAAVGIDPSFLLELANRADLARIKGIGRVYSDLMEEAGVDTVVELAQRSAVNLHAKLIEINSKRQFTQRPPSVEQVTDFVEQAKSLPRMLEY, encoded by the coding sequence ATGAGCATTACGTTAGGAGAACTTCGTGGAACTACTGATGCCATGGTGTATGCCCTCAAAGGCCAGGGCCTGGGCGATAGCGATGCCCTTCTTGAAGCGAGCAAAACTCCGCAAGATCGCAAATCACTAGCGGCTGCCGTTGGTATCGACCCTTCTTTTCTGCTGGAATTAGCCAATCGGGCTGATTTAGCCCGAATCAAGGGCATTGGACGCGTTTATAGCGATCTGATGGAAGAAGCCGGAGTCGATACCGTTGTGGAGCTAGCCCAGCGTTCGGCAGTTAATCTGCATGCAAAGCTGATCGAAATCAACAGTAAAAGACAGTTTACCCAGCGTCCGCCTTCGGTGGAGCAGGTAACCGACTTTGTCGAACAGGCCAAGAGCCTGCCTCGTATGCTGGAATATTAG
- a CDS encoding trypsin-like peptidase domain-containing protein: MNTQFVSFTDAVSQPGENGEQDQILLDAYSNTVVNVAKKVSPSVVQIKVSGRNQNASRAPQPGRRPGSSRPGSNDGGSGSGFIISTDGYIITNNHVVAGASSLVVGLPDGRDFDATLIGRDPATDIAVIKIYADGLKAIRFADSKQVQVGQIAIAVGNPYGFQYSLTAGVVSALGRTLRSESGRLIDDVLQTDAALNPGNSGGPLVNSNGDVIGVNTAVILPAQGICFAVSSNLAALVAGKLIIEGRVRRGYLGIAGQLINLTERIKQYNQLSTRTGVLVASVEADGIAGNGELMQGDIIVEFNGHPIATVDDLHRHLTDDTIGRRIQLTILRENRQKGVIVIPGEMN, encoded by the coding sequence ATGAACACCCAATTTGTGTCATTTACCGACGCGGTTTCGCAGCCAGGAGAAAATGGGGAACAAGATCAGATTCTGCTGGATGCTTACTCCAACACGGTAGTAAATGTAGCTAAAAAAGTAAGTCCGTCGGTAGTGCAGATTAAAGTGAGCGGCCGGAACCAAAACGCCAGTCGAGCCCCTCAACCGGGCCGCCGTCCGGGCTCATCGCGACCGGGTTCTAACGATGGCGGGAGCGGATCAGGATTTATTATCTCTACCGATGGGTATATCATTACCAATAATCATGTAGTGGCCGGAGCCAGTAGCCTGGTGGTTGGCCTGCCCGATGGACGCGATTTTGACGCTACACTCATCGGGCGCGATCCAGCAACCGATATTGCCGTTATTAAAATTTATGCCGATGGGCTTAAAGCCATTCGCTTTGCCGATTCCAAACAAGTGCAGGTTGGTCAGATTGCCATTGCCGTTGGCAATCCCTATGGCTTTCAGTATTCGCTGACGGCGGGTGTGGTTAGTGCATTAGGCCGGACACTTCGTTCCGAATCGGGTCGGCTCATCGACGATGTGCTACAGACCGATGCAGCCTTAAATCCAGGCAATTCGGGCGGACCACTCGTAAACTCCAACGGCGATGTAATAGGCGTTAACACAGCCGTTATTTTACCCGCTCAGGGCATTTGTTTTGCCGTATCGTCCAACCTGGCTGCACTAGTTGCCGGTAAACTTATTATAGAAGGGCGGGTTCGCCGGGGCTATCTGGGCATTGCCGGTCAACTCATCAACCTCACCGAACGAATAAAACAATACAATCAGCTCAGCACCCGAACCGGTGTACTCGTTGCCAGTGTTGAAGCCGATGGCATTGCGGGAAATGGAGAACTTATGCAGGGCGATATCATTGTCGAATTCAACGGACACCCAATAGCCACCGTCGATGACCTGCATCGCCACCTCACCGACGATACCATTGGGCGTCGAATTCAGTTGACCATTCTACGAGAAAACCGACAGAAAGGTGTCATTGTTATTCCCGGCGAGATGAACTAA